A single window of Treponema denticola ATCC 35405 DNA harbors:
- the cpt gene encoding 1,2-diacylglycerol choline phosphotransferase encodes MENYSYSAEDRSLLSPLVYRYFVFPLIKILPESIPANIITIFSNSFVVLSFVVAYLNYLHDTYRFLWLIPIFCWIYIVGDCSDGVQARRTKTGSPLGEYFDHFLDSFVTGLLTGILMLCFRVTNPILLFCVYQFLYLGQIGTFWGRFKDGVMHFSSISTSEGTMVIAIMAALASFSFMRESSLKNIFFTFSIPYIIMFMGFGAAWLTGLIAIFKTKKISIRLVLHLFFSALIGAVLVWKVQAPIFVQTVIITFYNVLFIQSVLSATAEKVKESFPDFLVPISCILYFVAFEYFMIIQVIQIVYLLVRIIIRFLIFFKKYTDCWYWKNPIPSKK; translated from the coding sequence ATGGAAAATTACTCCTACAGTGCAGAGGATAGATCATTGCTGAGCCCTCTGGTTTACAGATATTTTGTGTTTCCTCTTATAAAAATTTTACCCGAATCAATTCCGGCAAACATAATAACTATCTTTTCCAATAGCTTTGTTGTGCTTTCATTCGTTGTCGCTTATCTAAATTATCTTCATGATACTTATAGATTTTTGTGGTTGATTCCTATTTTTTGCTGGATTTATATTGTAGGAGACTGTTCGGATGGAGTACAGGCAAGACGTACAAAAACCGGTTCCCCGCTCGGCGAATACTTTGATCATTTTTTAGACAGTTTTGTTACGGGGCTTCTTACCGGCATTTTAATGCTTTGTTTTCGGGTTACAAACCCTATTTTACTTTTTTGCGTATATCAGTTTTTATATTTGGGACAAATAGGAACATTTTGGGGACGTTTTAAAGACGGGGTTATGCATTTTTCAAGCATTAGTACGAGTGAAGGAACGATGGTCATTGCAATTATGGCTGCCCTTGCGTCTTTTTCTTTTATGAGAGAGAGCAGTTTAAAAAATATTTTTTTTACGTTTAGTATTCCATACATAATTATGTTTATGGGTTTTGGAGCAGCTTGGCTTACAGGTCTTATAGCTATTTTTAAGACAAAAAAAATAAGCATCCGCTTAGTTTTACATCTTTTCTTTTCTGCCCTCATAGGCGCCGTTTTAGTTTGGAAAGTACAGGCACCGATATTTGTGCAAACAGTAATTATTACATTTTATAATGTTCTGTTTATCCAATCGGTTTTATCGGCTACGGCAGAAAAAGTAAAAGAATCATTCCCCGACTTTTTGGTTCCTATCAGCTGTATTCTATATTTTGTAGCATTTGAATATTTTATGATTATTCAAGTTATACAAATTGTTTATCTTTTAGTTAGAATAATCATAAGGTTTCTTATTTTCTTTAAGAAATATACGGATTGTTGGTATTGGAAAAATCCTATTCCTTCAAAAAAGTAA
- a CDS encoding GNAT family N-acetyltransferase, whose translation MKCSVIHLTNKNIDLFIDNILPYEYLCINLAECLKKQKRFFDMGQELFTFIKADIFFSCDKEFIGILFLAAHGVLLHCFTKEITDDIAKYIKNNFLKHTNPLSVMGEKNTSIYLEQLINESLSLVPARFENYKLLTLKTKPLTPNFFCTRASDNLNTKLEFIKPQIEDAELLCPMEIEYNESEVLAPGVKASHESCLKLLKKRINNHALYAVKKDGKYIAKAGINASGFRWNQIGGVFTIPEYRNKGVGAANMMMLTNDCFQYNKKCALFVKIKNPAARQMYKKIGFTESCDFRISYF comes from the coding sequence ATGAAATGCTCAGTTATTCACCTTACAAATAAAAATATAGATCTCTTCATTGATAATATTCTTCCTTACGAGTACCTATGCATAAACCTTGCCGAGTGTCTAAAAAAACAAAAAAGATTTTTTGATATGGGCCAAGAGCTTTTTACCTTTATAAAGGCTGACATTTTTTTTTCATGCGATAAAGAATTTATAGGTATTTTGTTTTTAGCAGCCCACGGTGTTTTACTGCATTGTTTTACCAAAGAAATTACTGACGATATTGCAAAATATATAAAAAATAATTTTTTAAAGCACACAAATCCTCTTTCCGTAATGGGAGAAAAAAACACATCCATTTATTTGGAACAATTAATAAATGAAAGCTTGTCGCTTGTGCCGGCTCGTTTTGAAAACTACAAACTGCTTACGCTCAAAACAAAACCTTTAACACCGAACTTTTTTTGTACAAGGGCTTCCGATAATCTGAATACCAAATTGGAATTTATAAAACCGCAGATTGAAGATGCGGAACTTCTCTGTCCTATGGAAATAGAATACAATGAATCGGAAGTATTGGCGCCCGGAGTAAAAGCCTCTCACGAATCATGTCTAAAGCTATTAAAAAAAAGAATAAACAACCATGCCCTATATGCAGTAAAAAAAGACGGTAAGTATATTGCAAAGGCCGGAATAAACGCATCCGGTTTTAGATGGAATCAAATAGGCGGAGTATTTACAATTCCTGAATATAGAAATAAGGGTGTGGGAGCTGCAAACATGATGATGCTGACAAATGACTGTTTCCAATATAACAAAAAGTGTGCTCTTTTTGTAAAAATTAAAAATCCGGCAGCAAGGCAAATGTATAAAAAAATAGGATTTACCGAATCCTGTGATTTTAGAATTTCATATTTTTAG